The stretch of DNA GTTTCAATTGACAATAATTAATTATATTTTTTGAAAGGAGTGTATAAGTGTGGATAAGCAATTTATTTTGGCCTCTGTAATTTTTGTTATCACCTATGCCTTTATTGTTTCCGAAAAACTGCCCCGTACGGTGGTGGCTCTGGCCGGGGCCATGCTGGTGCTGTTCACCGGCATTGTCACCCAGGATAAAGCCATTCACTATATTGACTGGAACACCATTGGGCTGCTGGTGGGTATGATGATCATTGTATCCATTACCCGGCGAACCGGCGTTTTTGAGTACCTGGCTGTAAAGTCGGCCGTGGCCGCCAAGGGTGACCCTTTAAAACTGCTGGTTTTACTGGCAACCATTACAGCAGTGGCCTCTGCCTTGCTGGATAATGTCACAACTGTTTTGCTCATTGTGCCGGTAACCTTTTCTATTTGCCGCCAGCTGCAAGTAAATGTCGTTCCCTTCCTGGTTACCGAAATTATGGCCAGTAATATCGGAGGGACCGCCACATTGATCGGCGACCCGCCCAATATTATGATCAGCGGCCCTGCCGGCTTATCCTTTATGGATTTTATTTATAATTTGGCACCGGTGGCTGCGGTGGTTTTCCTTGTTACCATCGCTATTTTACGGTTAATTTACCGCAAAGACCTGCAGGCAGACCCCCAGCGGATGGCTGCCATTACCGCACTTAACCCGTTAGATGAAATAAAAGATGCCAAGTTGCTGAAAAAATCCTTGATTGCCCTGTCTTTAACGATCGGCGGTTTTGCCCTGCACAGCATTATTCACATGCCTACCGCCACCATAGCCCTGGGCGGTGCTGTCTTGCTGCTGCTCATGACCAGGGAGGAGCCCGAGCATGTGCTGGAAACTGTGGAGTGGCCCACTATTTTCTTCTTTGTCGGTTTGTTTATTGTGGTCGGCGGTTTGGAAGAATCCGGCGTAATTCACTGGATTGCCGAATCGGCGCTGCATATTACAGGTGGTGAAATTCTTTCCACCGGTCTGTTGATTTTATGGTTGTCTGCCCTGGCCTCCGCCTTTGTCGATAATATTCCCTTTGTGGCTACCATGATTCCGTTGCTGCAGCAAATGGGCCAGATGGGTGGCATTGCCAATCTGGATCCGCTCTGGTGGTCGCTGGCCCTGGGTGCTTGCCTGGGTGGCAACGGGTCGCTGGTGGGGGCTGCCGCCAACGTGATTGTGGCCGGCATGGCCGAAAAGAGAGGTACCCCCTTAAGCTTCCTGGGCTTTATGAAAATTGCTTTTCCCTTGATGATTCTTTCCATCGCAATAAGCACCGTTTACCTGCTGCTGTTCTACTTGCGCTAACGTTACCAAGAGCCGGGTTTTCCCGGCTCAAACTGTTGACAAAGGTTGTAAAACAAAGTGAGGTGGCTTTATGATCCCCTGTCGGCGACTTGTCGAAGCACCGGCAACAGCACTTGATGAGCGAAAGGAGCCATTGGGGTGGCGCCCACAGGACGTGGGCGCCAGCCGAACCGGGCCAGGATGGCCCGTTTGAGGCGACCCCAAGGGCGACCGGAGCGAATCATAGTGCTGTCGGTGCGTAGACCGGAGCCAAAGGGGATCATAAACCACCAATAGTGTTTGTCTACACGCTGAGCCGGGTTGTCCCGGCTCTTTTTGATGCAAGGTTAAAGAATATTTTTCAGCTGCAAAGACTCTTTCTCGGGCAGGTGCAGGATCATTAAGTTTAATTCAGACAGCTGCGCCAGTGAATGTACCCGATCCCCGGCTGCCAGATACTCCTTTGCCTTCGCCAGCGAAAATTCAATATTATCTATCTCCTGATGATCCAGTACCGCCGGCCACCAGCTGCCGATTTGCCGCCACTTCTGCTCCAGTTCGGCAATCTGCTTGTTGGCCTGCAGCCAGTCAGACTGTTTTACCTCCCGGCTGATTAACTGTACATGACCGGATAACTCCTGGGCTGCCTCGGTTATTGAATGATTTATCCACAGCCCCATGACCACCAACAAAACAATCATTATTGATAAAGCGGCCAGCAATCTCATCACAATTCCCCTTTCCGGATTTTTTCAAGCTGTCCTGGTTTTTACCTGGTAAAAAAGATTGCCCTCGGTATCCAGGCTGGCCAGCAACACCTGTTTCAAGTCCCCGATGCCGAATTTCTGCAGCTCCGTTTGCAGCCATTCCCGGCTCAGGTTAATTTTTTTCAGATTTTGCTCGAATACATAGCCGTCAATAATCAGGGTCATCGGAATGCCTTCATATTTGGTAGGGATGTTAAGATCGGCGGGTATCACCGGCCTTTTTTGCGACTTTGGCACCACGCTGATCTCGCCGCTGGTTTCCAGGATGGCATATTCCACGTCCGCAATATTAGGGAAGTTTTTTGTCCGCAGCTGCTCCAGCAAATCGTTAATATTATAGCGCAGCCTTCTAAGCTCCGCCTCCACTATTTTGCCGTTTGCCACCAGGATGCTGGGGGTGCCGCAAACGACACCTCTTAACCGCTCACTTTTTAAAGCCCCAAAAGAAATAGCCACCTCCACAAAGAGTAAGGTAAGTATGGGAATAATACCACTGAGCAGCGGTATGCCGATGTCTTCCATGGGAACTGCTGCCAAATCGGCAATCATAACAATTATTACCAGTTCATAGGGCTGCAGCTTGCCGATTTGCCGCTTACCCATTAACCGCAGGGCAACCACCACCAAGGCAAATAATATCAGCGTCCTGATTAAAGTAATAATCATCAAAATCACCCTCACACTAACAAGATATATACATTATTTCCATCACCCACCTGTATATGCACAAATTTCCTAATAGCTCATTTAATTCACATTACTTAATTTTGTGTTAAAAACTAAAGCTCCGGGCATGCTAACAAAGGAGTTTTATTGATAAGTCAAGGAGGTAATAAAATGACTGTAGCATCCCAAGTTAAACAGGCCCTGGCCGGACTGAAAACCGCCCAGGCCAGTCTGGAATCCTTTGCTTTGCAAACCCAAAACCAGCAGGCCAAAGATTTGTATACCCAGGCCGCCCAGCAAACCCAAGCCATTATTGACAGCCTGGAGCCCCGTATGCAGCAAATTGAACAGGAAGAACCCCAATATAAAGGTTTCTAACCGCAAGAACCGGGTCTTACAACACCCGGTTCTTGCACAAAATAAGCCTTAAGAGGTGATTGGCTTGACAGTGGCAGCCCAGGTTAAGCAAACTATTGCCGGTTTAAAAGGGACCCAGGCCACCCTGGAGACATTCTGTGCTTTTGAAACTAATCCGGCCAACAAGCAGTTATTGGATAAAAATTGTCAACGGCTGGGCCAGGTAATTGAGGCGCTGGAAAACAGGGTCAGGGTGCTGGAGTATGAAGAACCGCAATACAAAGGCCTTTAGTTTTTTTAAGAGGAGGCGTTTTAAATGCCCGAATGGCTTGCAGTTATAGGGCGTTCCCTGGGTTTTCTGGCCTTGGTTTGGCTGCTGCTAAGATTGACGGGAAAAAGACAAATCTCCCAGCTTACCCTGTTTGACCTAGTCACAGTTATTGTGATTGGCGTAACTGCCGCTGCCCTATCTCTGCATATGATTGCTAATCCCGTTGACGGGCTGGCCGTACTGGCCGTTTGGACTCTGCTGCCTGCCATTCTTTACCTGCTGGCGATAAAATATAAGTCTCTCCGGGACCTGATCATGGGCAAAGAAACAATTCTCATTAACCACGGTAAAGTTTTAGAGGATAAGTTAATGGAAGCCCGTTTTACGCCGGAGGACTTGTTAAGCAAATTGCGTCAAAAAAATGCCTTTAAAGTGGCAGATGTGGAATTTGCTGTGTTGGAGCCCAACGGTGAAGTCAGTGTCATGTTGAAAAAACAACACCGGCCGGTTACCGCGGCAGCCCTGGGTTGGCAAGTAAACCAAGAAAGCGTCCCCCAAACCGTCATGTTGGACGGTGTTATTATAGACGAGCATTTGACAGCCTTGGGGCTGAACCGCAACTGGCTGCAGGCTGAATTGGAGAAGGCCGGTGTGGCACCCGAAAACGTTTTTATTGCCCAGGTGGATGCGGCAGGACAGCTTTATTTGGATTTATTTGACGATGCCATACATGTGCCACAGCCTAAAACAAAGGATTTGGCTTATGCCACCCTAAAAAAATGCCAGGCTGATTGTGAGATGTATGCCCTGGGCACCCGGCTGCCTAAGGCTAAAGCAATATACAGCCGGTGCGCTGAACAACTGGATGCGGTAATTTCAGAATTAAAACCTTTGCTTAAAAGGTAAGGGGTGACAACAGATGTCAAACAAGCAAAAGAAAAAGCTTACCATTACCCAACAAGAGTACCAGGCCTTTGCAAAAACCCGGGAACCTCAACGCCCGGTACTGGCCAATACAGTAAAGGCTTTTGTGGCGGGCGGCTTTATTTGTGCACTGGGGCAGGGGGTCGCCGATTTTTTCATCTGGAACTTTGACTTTACAGAAAAAACTGCAGGCAATCCTACTGTGGCAGTTCTTATTTTTATTTCGGTAGTCTTAACCGCCCTGGGGGTGTACGATCATCTGGCCCAGTGGGCCGGTGCCGGTACAGCCGTGCCGGTGACCGGTTTTGCCAACAGTATTGCTTCTGCTGCCATTGAACACCGCAGCGAAGGCTATGTCCTGGGGGTAGGCGGCAATATGTTCAAGCTGGCCGGTTCCGTCATTGCCTTTGGCGTCTTTGCGGCCTTTGTGGTATCCTTGGTCAGAACATTATTTACTATGTCAGGGGGATCCTAGCATGCTGCAGGGACACCAAACATGGATTTTCCCCAATCAACCTACCCTGTTGTCCACCGGTACCGTAGTAGGCCCCTTTGAAGGCAAGGGGCCCCTGGCAAATGATTATGATATCATCCACGGTGATTTATGGCTGGGCCAGGACAGCTACGAAAAAGCCGAGCAAAAAATGTTGGAAGAAGCTATAGAAATTGCCATTCGTAAAGCAGGCTTGCAAAAGCAGGACATTCATTTTTTCCTGGGCGGTGACTTATTAAACCAAATTATTTCCAGCAGTTTTGCCGCCCGCAGCCTGGCTGTACCTTACCTGGGGCTGTTCGGCGCCTGTTCCACCTCCATGCAAAGCCTGGCACTGGGAGCCCTGCTGGTGGACAGTAAAGCTGCCCGGTATGTGTTATGCGGTACGGCCAGCCATAATCCGGCCGTAGAGAAACAATTCAGGTACCCCACTGAATACGGCGCCCAGAAACCCCCTACCGCCCAGTGGACGGCCACCGCAGCCGGGGTTGCCCTGGTGGGCCCCGGCGGTGACGGCCCCAGGATTACTTCGGCCACAATCGGCAGGGTGGTGGACATGGGGTTGCAGGATCCCTTCAATATGGGGGCTGCCATGGCTCCGGCAGCAGTGGACACACTGACAACTCATTTCAGGGATCTTGGCATCTCGCCTTCCCATTATGACTTGATCGCCACCGGCGACCTGGCCCGCGTGGGACATCAAATTGCCAGAGATCTGTTAATAAAACACGGCCTGGAAATTCCTGAAGAAATTTTTACCGATTGCGGGATTTTAATTTACGGGCCGGAACAACCGGTTATGGCCGGGGGCAGTGGTTGCGGCTGTGCAGCCGCCGTAACTTTTGGCCATATCATAAACAAAATGAAACAAGGCGAACTTAACCGGGTCCTGATAGTGGCCACCGGTGCTCTGCTGTCTCCTTTATCTTATCAGCAAAAAGAAAGTATACCCTGCATCGCACACGCTGTGGCCATGGAGTATTACTAGGGGGGATCGCTCTTGGAAACTTATTTCTGGGCCTTTGTGGTGGGCGGACTCATTTGTGTGCTGGGCCAGCTGTTAATGGATGTGGGCAAGCTCACCCCGGCCCACACCATGAGTTTGCTGGTGGTAACAGGAGCTGTATTAGGGGGCCTGGGGCTGTACGAACCCCTGATTGATTTTGCCGGTGCCGGTGCCACTGTTCCTATTACCAGTTTTGGCAATTCCCTGGTGCACGGCGCACTGGCAGAAGCAGAAAGAACCGGCCTGGTGGGCATCCTGACCGGCATTTTTGAAGTAACCAGCGCCGGCATTTCGGCCGCTATTATTTTTGGATTCCTGGCTGCTCTGCTGGTTCGCCCCAGAGGTTAACAAATCCCGGTAAATAAAGGTGAGATCATGAAAACCGTATTAAAAATATTCTTATTATTTTTATTGTGCCTGTCCCTGACCGGCTGCCAAACCACACCCGGTAAAAAACCCGAGGTTAATACAGGCTGCCAGGCGGCAGAATGTAACCCGGAGCTGGCTGAGCAGGCTAAGCAAGCCGCCCTGTCAGTTAAGGGAGTAGAAGATGCCGTGGTAGTGGCGGTGAATAAAAACATTTCTGCTGCCATAAAGGTTACCGGCTTTAACCGTTTAAAGCTGCAATCTATCGAACAAGAAGTGCACCGTAAGATTGCCGGCCTTGATCAACAATATGAAGTCCATGTAACATCAGACAAAAAATTATTTTCGCAACTGCAGGCCATTGAAAAGCAAATTAAAGCTTCTCCGGACAGGCCGGCTGCCGATCTGCTGCCCCGGTTGGAAAAAATTAATCAAGCCATGCAGGGTTAAGGGAGGCTGTCGCCTCCCCGAAAATTTTTATTAAACTATTTATTTTTTTCGCTATAATAGAAGGATAATTCATAATTATATGGAAATTAGTTAATAAAAATAAATAGGAAAGGTCGGGTGAGGATTATGCAATTACAACTGCAAACAAATTCCTACCGGTCGGCTGGTCAAATTTTATCAAATAATCCCCTTTTAAGGGAAGTTGAAGAGATTTTATTAGGACAGCATTTTGATTTTTCTGCCCTGTCCCGTTCTCAATTCAACCAAACACTGGGGGAACTCTTTAAAAATCACGGCTGGCAGCATATTCCCTCACCCTTTCACGAGCCGGTCAACCCCATGGCAGCCATCGAATTAACCAAACAGCACATTGGCCTGGAAATTGGTTTTCGTCATATTTCCCTGCTGGGGCATAACCTGCTTAAGTTTCAATTGTCTTCTTCCCATCATTGGGATAAAATTGATGTGGGCATTTTTATTGTTACAACAAAAAAGTTTCAAAAACAAATCTATCATCATTACAGGCACAATTGGACAGGTGCCATGAATTTTGAAAAGGCAGACCGCTACCTGCGGCACTTCAAAACCCATTTGCAGTTGCCCATATATTTGGTGGGGATTGATGTGGCTTAGCCCGCCGCCCGAGCAAAATGCCCGTACCGTAAGGAACGGGCGTTTTTGTTAAATAACGGCCGTTCCTGGGCAAGCTACAACTACAATTTTTTTAAAAGAGGCGATGGTTTTGCAGTTTAAAATTGCATTAGGTCAAATGGAAGTCCGGCCAGGCCGTCCGGACATTAACACCCAAACTATGCTGGAAATGATTAATCAAGCCCGGCGTGACGGAGCCGAAGTGATTATTTTCCCGGAAATGTGTATTCCCGGTTACCTGCTGGGCGACACCTGGGAACAGCCATCCTTTCTCAGGGACTGTGAAGAATACGGTTTGGAAATCAGCAAGGCATCAGACCGGATTACCGTGTTGTTTGGCAATGTAGGGGTGGACTGGCAAAAAACCGGCGAAGACGGCCGGGTGCGCAAATATAATGCTTTTTTCGTGGCCCGGGACGGCAAATTTTGGGGCGGCGACAACTTCCCCTACCCTTTCCGTATCAAAACCTTACAGCCCAATTACCGGCAATTTGACGACGACCGTCATTTTTACAGCCTGCGCAAACTGGCCCTGGAGTTGGGCAAAACACCGGAAGAACTTTTAACCCCGGTTTACCTGCCACTGCCCAACGGCCGGCTGGGCCTTGGTTGCCTGCTGTGCGAAGACGGCTGGGCAGCAGATTACAGCACCAAACCTATTCCTGCCATAATGAATAAAGGCAGCGTTAACCTGCTTATCAACATTTCCAGTTCTCCTTTTACGCTGGGCAAAAACAACAAGCGGAACCGGGTTTTTGCTGAGCAGGCACGAGCTGCCGGCGTGCCGTTAATTTATGTTAATAACGTGGGCATCCAAAATAACGGCAAGACAATTTATACCTTTGACGGCTCCAGTACGGTATATAATAAAAACGGTGAGGTAATTTACTGCAGCCGGCCGTCCTTTAAGCCAAACCTTGATTTAGTGGAGCTAGACCTGGCAAACGGCGGCACAAATTTACCGGCCCTGGACGTTCCGGCGGACGATAACGTCAGCTTCATCTACCAGGCCTTGCATTACGGCATTCAAAAGTTCACTGCCGCCATTGGCATGCGCAAAGTGGTCATCGGCATTTCCGGCGGCATTGACTCGGCCGTCTCTGCCGCCCTATATGCCAAAGCCATCGGACCGTCGAATCTTTTGCTGGTCAACATGCCCAGCCGCTATAACTCACCAACCACCCGCCAATTAGCCCGGCAGCTGGCTGAAAATTTAGGTTGTTGTTATACAGTTTTACCTATTCAGGAATCGGTGGACTACACCGTTAAACAAATTGAAAGCACACCGGTTATTAACCCGGCTACCGGTGAAAAATTTGCCCTTCAAATAACCTCTTTTATGTCCGAAAACATACAGGCCAGGGATCGCTCAGCCAGGGTGCTGGCCGCAGTGGCAGCCGCCTTTGGCGGAGGATTCACCTGCAACGCCAACAAAGCGGAAACGACGGTGGGTTATTCCACCCTGTACGGCGACCAGGCAGGATTTTTAGCTGCCATTGGGGATCTCTGGAAACACCAGGTTTATGATTTGGCCCGCTATCTCAACCGGCATGTATACGGGCGAGAAGTTATACCCAAGGGTATTATGGATATTGTTCCCAGCGCTGAACTCAGTTCTGACCAGGACGTTGAGGCGGGCAAGGGTGATCCTATTGCCTACCCGTACCATGATTACCTGTTTCGTTCCTTTGTCCAGCGGTGGGATAAAGCCACCCCGGAAGACATCCTGCAATGGTATGAGCAGGGTATTTTGGAAGCAAAACTGGGCTGCCGGCCGGGGCTGGTACAACAACTGTTCCCGACACCCCGGCAATTTATTGACGACCTGGAACGCTGGTGGAACCTGTTTAACGGCCTGGGTGTCGCCAAACGAATCCAGGCGCCGCCTATTCTGGCAGTCAGCCGGCGCGCCTTCGGCTTTGATCACCGGGAAGCCCAGAACGGCGTTTATTATACCCGGCGGTACCGGCAGTTAAAACATAAATTGCTGAGCGTGTAGACAACGGTTAGCCAACTGCCGGGTTGATGCTGCCTTGCTTCTACCGGCCGGTAGCTGTTGTCAGGGCGGCCAGTTTTTCTGTTATGTCCGGGGTTAGCTGGCCATGTTGAAAGCGCCACTGCCAATTGCTGCCGCCCACTGTCCCGGGATAATTCATGCGAGCTTCGCTGTTTAAACAAAGGATGTCCTGCAGGGGAATGACAGCCAGGTTAGACCGGCAGCCAAGGGCGGTGGCAATCAGCTGCCAGCATATTTCTTCGGCTGTCTCATTGCCCCGCAGGCCCAGGTAACGCCGGAGAAAAGCCAAGTCGCCCGGCAGCAGCTTGCTATACCAGCCGACAGTAGTATCGTTATCGTGGGTACCTGTGTAAACCACCGAGTTGGCTTCATAATGATGGGGCAGAAATTCTTCTTTTTCATGGCTATGCAGGTTAAATTGCAGAATCTTCATACCCGGAAAGTTAAAACATTCTTTTAACCTTACCACCTCAGGTGTAATAACCCCCAGGTCTTCCGCAATTACCGGAATATTGCCCAGATGCCGGATAACGGTGGCAAAAAATTTTTTTCCCGGCCCCTTAACCCATCTGCCGTTGACAGCAGTGGTTTCGCCGGCAGGTATTTCCCAGTACGCTTCAAACCCTCGAAAATGATCAATCCGTATTATATCCACTGTATCTAACAGCAGCTTAAACCTTTGCCGCCACCACAGGTAATCATCCCGGGCCATGGCGGCCCACCGGTAATGTGGATTACCCCATAATTGTCCGGTAGCACTGAAATAATCCGGCGGTACACCGGCTACCCTGGTGGGATTGCCATCTTTATCCAATTCAAACAATTGCGGGTTAGCCCAGGCATCGCTGCTGTCGCAAGATATAAAGATGGGCAAATCTCCGATAATTTTAATGCCCCGATCATTGGCATATTTTTTTAACTGACGCCACTGGGTAAAAAAAATATACTGTAAAAAACACTGGTAATTTATCTCCTCCCGCAACATTTGGCGGTAATGCTGCAATGCTTTTCTTTGGCGCCGGGCCACCGGCTGTTCCCAACGGTTCCAGGGCAGACCGCCGTAGTAATGTTTAAGAGCCATAAATAAGGCATAATCCGGCAACCAATGGGCCTCTGCCATAAATTGGTGATATTGGCATGGTTTACGACCGTGTTGAAAAACGGCAAAGGCTTGTCGCAGCAAGGGTTCCTTATATTGCCTTACCCGGTTAAATTCTACCCGGCCATCAGCCAAGTCAGGAGGCGGTAACCCATCCTGTGCCGCCAGCAGACCTTCGTCTCTCAGCATATCTAAACTGATTAATAAGGGGTTTCCGGCAAAGGCAGAAAAGCACTGAAAAGGCGATTCACCGTATCCCGGCGGATGCAGGGGAAGTACCTGCCACAAGCGCTGCCTGCTGCGGCTGAGAAAGTCCACAAACCGGCGGGCCGGCCGGCCTAAATCACCTATCCCGTAGGGAGACGGTAAAGAAGTTAGGTGGAGCAAAATGCCGCTTTGCCTGGGGAACTTCATTGCCATCCCTCATCCATTAACAGTTTTCCGGTCAGCGGCGCCAGGGTAAGCTGCAGCACTCCGTCTTGCACACGGTAATGCCCTGCTCCCGGCAGCAAATCAGACAGGCTGCCGTTGTAGCTACAGCCTAAATGAATCGTCAGGCGGGCTTCCCTGTCTGTGCCGGCGTTGACCAGCACCAGGGCAAGGTTATCTTGCTTGGGGCGGCCAAATACGTCCTTACCCTGGCTGATCTTTCTCAGGTAACCATAAACCTGGCCCTCATGATAAACCGGCTGCCAGTGGCCTGTTTTCAGCACATCATAGCGGTTTCTTAATCCGATCACTTTTTTATACCAAGCCAGCAGTTCCCTGTTTTCTTTGCCCCAGGGATAAGTGGCCCGGTTTAGAGGATCTTTGTAACCGTGCAGGCCTGCTTCATCCCCGTAATAAATACAGGGCACGCCGGGAAATGTCATCTGTACCAGCACAAGCAATTTCAGGCGGGCCAAGCCCAACCGCTCTTGTTCCCGGCTTGGCTT from Desulforamulus hydrothermalis Lam5 = DSM 18033 encodes:
- the spoVAC gene encoding stage V sporulation protein AC, translated to MSNKQKKKLTITQQEYQAFAKTREPQRPVLANTVKAFVAGGFICALGQGVADFFIWNFDFTEKTAGNPTVAVLIFISVVLTALGVYDHLAQWAGAGTAVPVTGFANSIASAAIEHRSEGYVLGVGGNMFKLAGSVIAFGVFAAFVVSLVRTLFTMSGGS
- the nadE gene encoding NAD(+) synthase, translating into MVLQFKIALGQMEVRPGRPDINTQTMLEMINQARRDGAEVIIFPEMCIPGYLLGDTWEQPSFLRDCEEYGLEISKASDRITVLFGNVGVDWQKTGEDGRVRKYNAFFVARDGKFWGGDNFPYPFRIKTLQPNYRQFDDDRHFYSLRKLALELGKTPEELLTPVYLPLPNGRLGLGCLLCEDGWAADYSTKPIPAIMNKGSVNLLINISSSPFTLGKNNKRNRVFAEQARAAGVPLIYVNNVGIQNNGKTIYTFDGSSTVYNKNGEVIYCSRPSFKPNLDLVELDLANGGTNLPALDVPADDNVSFIYQALHYGIQKFTAAIGMRKVVIGISGGIDSAVSAALYAKAIGPSNLLLVNMPSRYNSPTTRQLARQLAENLGCCYTVLPIQESVDYTVKQIESTPVINPATGEKFALQITSFMSENIQARDRSARVLAAVAAAFGGGFTCNANKAETTVGYSTLYGDQAGFLAAIGDLWKHQVYDLARYLNRHVYGREVIPKGIMDIVPSAELSSDQDVEAGKGDPIAYPYHDYLFRSFVQRWDKATPEDILQWYEQGILEAKLGCRPGLVQQLFPTPRQFIDDLERWWNLFNGLGVAKRIQAPPILAVSRRAFGFDHREAQNGVYYTRRYRQLKHKLLSV
- the malQ gene encoding 4-alpha-glucanotransferase, which produces MKFPRQSGILLHLTSLPSPYGIGDLGRPARRFVDFLSRSRQRLWQVLPLHPPGYGESPFQCFSAFAGNPLLISLDMLRDEGLLAAQDGLPPPDLADGRVEFNRVRQYKEPLLRQAFAVFQHGRKPCQYHQFMAEAHWLPDYALFMALKHYYGGLPWNRWEQPVARRQRKALQHYRQMLREEINYQCFLQYIFFTQWRQLKKYANDRGIKIIGDLPIFISCDSSDAWANPQLFELDKDGNPTRVAGVPPDYFSATGQLWGNPHYRWAAMARDDYLWWRQRFKLLLDTVDIIRIDHFRGFEAYWEIPAGETTAVNGRWVKGPGKKFFATVIRHLGNIPVIAEDLGVITPEVVRLKECFNFPGMKILQFNLHSHEKEEFLPHHYEANSVVYTGTHDNDTTVGWYSKLLPGDLAFLRRYLGLRGNETAEEICWQLIATALGCRSNLAVIPLQDILCLNSEARMNYPGTVGGSNWQWRFQHGQLTPDITEKLAALTTATGR
- the spoVAD gene encoding stage V sporulation protein AD, with protein sequence MLQGHQTWIFPNQPTLLSTGTVVGPFEGKGPLANDYDIIHGDLWLGQDSYEKAEQKMLEEAIEIAIRKAGLQKQDIHFFLGGDLLNQIISSSFAARSLAVPYLGLFGACSTSMQSLALGALLVDSKAARYVLCGTASHNPAVEKQFRYPTEYGAQKPPTAQWTATAAGVALVGPGGDGPRITSATIGRVVDMGLQDPFNMGAAMAPAAVDTLTTHFRDLGISPSHYDLIATGDLARVGHQIARDLLIKHGLEIPEEIFTDCGILIYGPEQPVMAGGSGCGCAAAVTFGHIINKMKQGELNRVLIVATGALLSPLSYQQKESIPCIAHAVAMEYY
- a CDS encoding SLC13 family permease, whose protein sequence is MSVDKQFILASVIFVITYAFIVSEKLPRTVVALAGAMLVLFTGIVTQDKAIHYIDWNTIGLLVGMMIIVSITRRTGVFEYLAVKSAVAAKGDPLKLLVLLATITAVASALLDNVTTVLLIVPVTFSICRQLQVNVVPFLVTEIMASNIGGTATLIGDPPNIMISGPAGLSFMDFIYNLAPVAAVVFLVTIAILRLIYRKDLQADPQRMAAITALNPLDEIKDAKLLKKSLIALSLTIGGFALHSIIHMPTATIALGGAVLLLLMTREEPEHVLETVEWPTIFFFVGLFIVVGGLEESGVIHWIAESALHITGGEILSTGLLILWLSALASAFVDNIPFVATMIPLLQQMGQMGGIANLDPLWWSLALGACLGGNGSLVGAAANVIVAGMAEKRGTPLSFLGFMKIAFPLMILSIAISTVYLLLFYLR
- a CDS encoding BglII/BstYI family type II restriction endonuclease, with protein sequence MQLQLQTNSYRSAGQILSNNPLLREVEEILLGQHFDFSALSRSQFNQTLGELFKNHGWQHIPSPFHEPVNPMAAIELTKQHIGLEIGFRHISLLGHNLLKFQLSSSHHWDKIDVGIFIVTTKKFQKQIYHHYRHNWTGAMNFEKADRYLRHFKTHLQLPIYLVGIDVA
- a CDS encoding DUF421 domain-containing protein, whose amino-acid sequence is MPEWLAVIGRSLGFLALVWLLLRLTGKRQISQLTLFDLVTVIVIGVTAAALSLHMIANPVDGLAVLAVWTLLPAILYLLAIKYKSLRDLIMGKETILINHGKVLEDKLMEARFTPEDLLSKLRQKNAFKVADVEFAVLEPNGEVSVMLKKQHRPVTAAALGWQVNQESVPQTVMLDGVIIDEHLTALGLNRNWLQAELEKAGVAPENVFIAQVDAAGQLYLDLFDDAIHVPQPKTKDLAYATLKKCQADCEMYALGTRLPKAKAIYSRCAEQLDAVISELKPLLKR
- a CDS encoding DUF1657 domain-containing protein gives rise to the protein MTVAAQVKQTIAGLKGTQATLETFCAFETNPANKQLLDKNCQRLGQVIEALENRVRVLEYEEPQYKGL
- a CDS encoding YetF domain-containing protein, coding for MIITLIRTLILFALVVVALRLMGKRQIGKLQPYELVIIVMIADLAAVPMEDIGIPLLSGIIPILTLLFVEVAISFGALKSERLRGVVCGTPSILVANGKIVEAELRRLRYNINDLLEQLRTKNFPNIADVEYAILETSGEISVVPKSQKRPVIPADLNIPTKYEGIPMTLIIDGYVFEQNLKKINLSREWLQTELQKFGIGDLKQVLLASLDTEGNLFYQVKTRTA
- the spoVAE gene encoding stage V sporulation protein AE, producing the protein METYFWAFVVGGLICVLGQLLMDVGKLTPAHTMSLLVVTGAVLGGLGLYEPLIDFAGAGATVPITSFGNSLVHGALAEAERTGLVGILTGIFEVTSAGISAAIIFGFLAALLVRPRG
- a CDS encoding DUF1657 domain-containing protein — protein: MTVASQVKQALAGLKTAQASLESFALQTQNQQAKDLYTQAAQQTQAIIDSLEPRMQQIEQEEPQYKGF
- a CDS encoding YhcN/YlaJ family sporulation lipoprotein yields the protein MKTVLKIFLLFLLCLSLTGCQTTPGKKPEVNTGCQAAECNPELAEQAKQAALSVKGVEDAVVVAVNKNISAAIKVTGFNRLKLQSIEQEVHRKIAGLDQQYEVHVTSDKKLFSQLQAIEKQIKASPDRPAADLLPRLEKINQAMQG
- a CDS encoding DUF4363 family protein, with translation MRLLAALSIMIVLLVVMGLWINHSITEAAQELSGHVQLISREVKQSDWLQANKQIAELEQKWRQIGSWWPAVLDHQEIDNIEFSLAKAKEYLAAGDRVHSLAQLSELNLMILHLPEKESLQLKNIL